The sequence below is a genomic window from Thiomonas intermedia.
CGTCCACGCTCGGCATGGCCCGAAGCACCGGCGCCACGCTGGGCAGCCCCAGCGCCGTGATGGTCGCGCCGCCTCTGGCCAGCAAGGCCACCAAAGGCTGGGCCATGACCGCGTCGCCGATCCACTGGGGCGCGATCAGCAGCACACGGGTCATGCCGTATGCGCGCTCAATGGCCGCGCACCACTTCGCCTTCCGCCAGCCGGTAGCGGGTGCCGCAGTAGGGGCAGGCCGCTTCGCCGTGCGTGATGTCGATGAACACCCGCGGATGGCTGCTCCAGATCGGCATGTTCGGATTGGGACAATGGGCCGGAAGATCCTTGGCCTTGAGTTCGACCACGGGCATGTCGGGCTTGGGAATGGCGCTCATGTGCAAACCTCAGTCAAGTGGTGGGGACGTCGTGGTCAGACCATCGAAAGCCAGTTGGCGTACTTCGGATTGCGTCCACCGACGATGTCGAAGAAGGCATTCTGGATGCGCTCGGTGATCGGGCCGCGATGCCCGGGGCCGAGGGTGATGCCGTCAAGCTCGCGAATGGGCGTGACCTCGGCCGCGGTGCCGGTGAAGAAGGCTTCGTCGGCGATGTAGACCTCGTCGCGCGTGATGCGCTTTTCCTTGATGGTCAGACCCAGATCCTCGCAGATCGCGAATACGGTCTTGCGAGTGATGCCGTTGAGCGCGCCCGAAGACAGGTCCGGGGTGTAGAGCACGCCGTCGCGCACGACGAAGATGTTCTCGCCCGCGCCCTCGCTCACGAAGCCCTGCGGGTCGAGCAGCAGCGCCTCGTCGTAGCCGTCGTTGGTGACTTCCATGTTCGCCAGAATGGAATTGGTGTAATTGCTCACCGCCTTAGCGTTGCACATGGTGATGTTCACGTGGTGGCGGGTGTAGCTGCTGGTCTTGACGCGAATGCCGCGCTTGAGACCGTCTTCGCCGAGATAGGCGCCCCACGGCCACGCCGCGATCATCAGATGAATGGTGTTACCCCGCGGCGAGACGCCGAGCTTCTTGTCGCCGATCCAGGTCAGCGGACGGATGTAGCAGGAATCGAAGCCGTTGGCCTTGACCACGTCGATCTGCGCCTGCATGGCCTGCTCGACGGTGAAAGGAATCTCCATGCGCAAGATCTTGGCGCTATTGAACAGACGCTCGGTGTGATCGCGCAAACGGAAGATGGCCGTGCCCTTGTCGGTCTTGTAAGCCCGCACGCCCTCGAAGGCGCCGCAGCCGTAGTGCAGGGTGTGAGTCAGCACGTGGATCTTGGCATCGCGCCATTCGACGAGCTGACCGTCCATCCAGATTTTGCCGTCGCGATCCGACATGGAAGCAGGCATGACCATGATGTGTTGTCTCCGGGAGGTAAAAGGGTGATTCTAGAAACTCCGCAGCAGACGTGCGCTGCGCGGAGTCTGCTGCCTTACAGCGCCGTCAATGCCGCGTCGTAGTTGGGTTCGTGGGCGATTTCGTGCACAAGCTCCGTGTGCAGCACGGTGTTGTCCTTGTCGAGCACCACTACCGCGCGGGCGCAAAGCCCGGCAAGCGGACCCGCGGCGATGCCCACGCCATAGGACTGGGCAAAGCTGCGGTCGCGCATTTCCGAAAGATTGACCACCTTGTCCAGGCCTTCTGCGCCGCAGAAGCGGGCCTGGGCGAACGGGAGGTCAGCGGAAATGCACAGCACCACGGTATCGGCCTTTTCACTGGCCCGCGCATTGAAGGCTCGCACCGACTGCGCACAGGTGGGGGTGTCGATGGACGGGAAGATGTTGAGCACCTTGCGCTTGCCCGCGAAGTCTGCCAGGGTGCGATCGGTCAGGTCTTTGTCGGTCAGGCGGAAATCCGGGGCTTTGCTGCCTTTGGCAGGCAGTTCGCCGCTGGTGGGAACGGGGTTGCCATGCAGATGCGTGGTGGCCATGCGAGTCTCCTTCGGGATGTAGTCAGCGGATGACGAAGGCTTGCATGGTAGAGGCGCGGCCACTTTTTTTCAGGCACCGTCCGCCCTGACGGGTCGGCTCAATCCTTGCGCGTGACTTCGGCGTGAACCTGCCCCGAGGGCACATGGCGCGCGGCGGATTGCACATGACCGGCCTGATCGTCGAAGAAGAAGTCGGGCTGGAATTCGCGCAGGAATGGTCCTTTGTCCAATCCACCGAGAAACATGGCTTCATCGACGGCGATGTTCCAGTGCATCAGGGTACGGACGGCGCGCTCGTGCGCCGGGGCACTGCGCGCCGTAACCAAGGCCGTACGCAGGCGCATGGGTGTGGAGCCATCGGCGCTGGCCCGCTGCAGGCGGTGCAGGGCTTCGAGCAGGGGCTTGAAGGGTCCGGGCGGCAGTGGCAAAGCGGCCTTGCGGGCCTCGTGTTGCTGGAACGCGGGCAGCCCCTCGGCCTGGAACACCCGTTCGGCCTCGTCGGAAAACAGCACCGCATCACCGTCGAAGGCAATGCGCACTTCTTCAGGGTGCGCCTCGGACGCACGGGCCGAGTCGGGATAGACCTGCGCTGCAGGATAGCCTGCGTGCAAGGCGGCGCGTACATCGTCCGTATCGGCCGACAGGAACAGATTCGCCTGCAGCGCCTGAAGGTATTGATAGGGCGCCCGCCCGCGGGTGAACACGCCGCGCTCGATGGCCGTGCCGTGGTGCTTGGCGGAATGGAACACCCGCAGCCCGGACACCGGATCGTTGCGCGACAGCAGCACCACTTCCACCCGGTCGCGCTGCGCGTCGCTGGTGTTGAACGCCAGCAGTTTGAGCACCAGCTGAAACGCCACGCCGGGAGATGCGGGACGCTCCAGCCGGTCGAGCTGCAGCTGCATGTAGGCAGCATCGTCGGCCTGCTCGAAGACGCGGTTCTCCTCCTCGAAATCGAACAGGGCCCGGGAGGAAATCGCCACGACCAGACGGTCGTTCAGATCGGCTGGCATGGGTTTATTTCACGAGATTGTTCATCTGGATGATGGGCATCATCACCGCCAGCACGATGAGCAGCACCATACCGCCCATCACCAGGATGAGCAGCGGCTCAAGAATGGTGGTCAGGGTCATGGCGCGCCGCTGCACTTCCTGGGCGTGCTGCACGGCGGCGCGGTCAAGCATCTGCGGCAGCGTGCCGGTTTGCTCGCCCAAACGGATGAAGGTGATGAGCACGGGCGGGAAACGCTTGTGCAGCGCCAGCGACTGCGCCAGCGAGGCGCCCTCGCGCACCAGGGCGATGGCCTCTTCGGCGTCGGCCTTGAGCAGGCTGTTGCTCAGCGTGTCGGCAGCGGCCTGCAACGCACGTAGGATAGGCACGCCCGCAGCACCGAGAATGCCCAGGGTGCTGGCGAAGCGGGCCGTATTCAGGCCTCGCACCAGACGCCCGAACAGAGGGCTGCGCAGCATCAGGCCGTCGAACGCCAGGCGCGGGCCGGGCAGTTTCATGGCCTGCGCGAAAACGATCCCGCCGATGACCAGCACGATCAGGATCAGCCACCCCCAGGCCCGCATGAAATCGGACACCGCGATCAGGCCGACGGTCAGCAAAGGCAGCTTCTGGTGCGCTCCCTGAAACACGCCGACGACCTGTGGCACGACATAGGTGAGCAGCAGCACCACCACCGTGACGGCCACCAGCACCACGATGGCCGGATAGGCAAAGGCCTGCACCATCTTGCCTCGCAAGGCCTGCCGGTCTTCGAGATAGTCGGCCAGGCGCTCCATCACCAAGCCCAGGTCGCCACTGTCTTCTCCGGCACTCACCAGCGCCCGGTAGATCGGCGTGAATTCGCGCGGATACTGCGCCAGCGCCGCGCCCAGACTGTGCCCCGCCGACACTTCGCTCTTCAGGTTGGACAGCAGGTTGCCGACCTCGGCGCGATCGGCATCTTCCGCCAACGCGGACAAGGCCTTCTCCACCGGCAGGCCCGAAACGAGCAAGCCGGCAAGCTGGCGGGTGAACAGGGTGCGCTCCTGATTGTTGAAGACCTTGCGGGCGAACCGGCGCACACCGGCCTGGGCGGCCTCCTCAAAAATGCCATCGACCTGCAGCGGGATGAGGCCGCGGCTGCGCAACAGGGTGCGCGCGCCACGCGCACTGTCGGATTCGAGTACGCCGGATTGCTCGGCGCCAGTGGCGTCAAGGGCGGTGAAGCGGTAGGCGGGCATGGTGGTGCGGAAACCCCATCGTCGGGAAACTCAGTCGCTCAGTCGCGCGTGACGCGCAGCAACTCGGTCAGGCTGGTGATGCCGCTGTCAATGTAGCGCTGCCCGTCCTGACGCATATTGCGCATCCCGCCCGCCTGTGCAAGCCGCCTCAATTCGGCCTCGGAGGCACGAGCGTGAACGGCCGCGCGCAAGCGGTCGTCAACCTCGAACAGCTCGAACACGCCGGTGCGGCCGGTGTAGCCGGTGTGGTTGCAGACCGGACACCCCACGGGCGCGAAGCCCTGCCCATCCGGTGCGGGCCCCTTGCAGGCGGGGCACAGCTGACGCACCAGACGCTGCGCCAGCGTGCCCAGCAGCGACGAGGCCAACAGAAAGGGTTCGACGCCCATGTCGGTCAGGCGCGTGACGGCGGAAACGGAGTCGTTGGTATGCAGGGTGGCGAGCACCAGGTGACCGGTGAGCGAGGCCTGGATGGCGATCTGCGCGGTTTCGAAGTCGCGGATCTCGCCGATCATGACCACGTCGGGATCTTGCCGCAGGATGGCGCGCAGGGCGCGGGCAAAGCTGAGATCGATGCGGGCGTTGACTTGCGTCTGGCCGATGCCGGGCAGGTCGTACTCGATCGGATCTTCCACCGTCATGATGCTGGTGGTGCTGGCATCGAGCCGGCTCAGCGCGGAGTAGAGCGTGGTGGTCTTGCCGCTGCCGGTCGGTCCGGTGACCAGAAGGATGCCGTGCGGCGCACGAATGAGCGCATCGAAATGATCGAGCATGTCGGGCGCCATGCCCACGGCGCGCAGATTCAGCCGCGCGGCCGATTTGTCGAGCAGGCGCAGCACGGCGCGTTCGCCATGCGCGCAAGGCAGGGTGGACACGCGCACATCGAGGGTGCGGCCACCGATGCGCAGGGCGATGCGGCCGTCCTGGGGCAGGCGCTTCTCGGCGATGTCAAGCTGGGAAAGAATCTTGATGCGCGAAATCAGCGCGCCATGCAAGGCCTTGTTGGGCCGGACCACTTCGCGCAGCGTGCCATCCACCCGAAACCGCACAACCGACGAGGTTTCGTAAGGCTCGATGTGGATATCGGATGCCCCCTCGCGCGCCGCCTGGGTGAACAGGACGTTGAGCATGCGGATGATGGGGGCGTCGTCCGCGGCTTCGAGCAGATCCTCCACGGCCGGGATGTCCTGCATGAGCCGGCCGAGATCGACGTCGCCCTCGACCTCGCTGATGACCGCGGCCGCGCTGCCATCGCGGGCGGCGTAGGCGGCGCCAATGCGGGCCTGCAGGTCTTCGGCGCTGGTGCGGTGCACCGCGCGCAGCACATGCTGGCGCTGGACCTCGGCCAGCGCGGCGGGCCGGGTGTCCTCGCACATCCACAGCTCGACGCCCTGGCCATCGTCTTCGGCCAGCACCGCCTGGTCGCGGCAGAAGGTATAGGGCAGGGGATGACGCGCGGACATGGGACTCAGTGCTGCGGCGTAAGGGTGACGCGCAGATGTGTACCCCGCACCTCGGTGACGTAGCGCGTGGTCTGGCTCAGGTTCAGGATCACCCGGGTCTTGCCCTGACCGTCCATCACACTGGCGGACTGCAAGGGCCCGAGATCAAACGACTGGGTCTTGCTGCTGAGCTGGGACTGCGCCCCCTGGAAATCGAGGATCAGCCGGATGGGGTCGCTCAGGGTGAACGCCGTCGGCGGCGCGGCCAGAGGCTGGGAGAAGCCGATCTCGACCTCGGTTGCACCGGCTTGAGCCTGGGCCTGCAGGCTTTGCAGGGCATTGGCAGCGGTCGGGCCGCCGCGGCTCATGGCCTTGGTCGAAGCCGACGACTGTGTCGAAGCGCTGCCTGGTGCCGACGCGCCTGCGGGCGCCCCGCCGCCATCGTCTCGGAGCGAGGGCATCACCGGGCCTGGCATGTCGGGCATGCCCAGTTGCGCGGGCAATTGCGCATTGCCCTGCAGACCACGCATGGTGTCATAGCGCTGCTGGCTCAGGATGTTGCCCTGGTTCTCGGTGCGCACCACGATGGGCCGCAGGAACACCATCAGATCGGTCTTGGTCGCGGTACGCGAATTCGAGCGGAACAGCGCGCCAATGCCGGGGATGTCACCCAGGCCCGGAATCTTGCTGTTGTTCTCGCTCACGTTGTCCTGCATCAGCCCGCCGAGCACGATGGTCTGGCCGTCGTTGACCAGTACGGCGGTCTGGATGGAGCGCTTGTTGGTGATGATGCCCGCACTGTTGGACTGGCTGGAAATGCTCGACACTTCCTGATAGACATCCATCTTGATCGCGCCGCCCGCGGTGATTTGCGGCCGCACCTTCAAGGTCAGGCCCACGTCCTTGCGCTCGATGGTCTGGAACGGCGTGACCGTGGCGGTGGAACCGGTCTGCGCGTACTGCCCGGTGATGAAGGGCACGTTCTGGCCGACGACGATCTTGGCCTCTTCGTTGTCCAGGGTCATCAGATTGGGGGCGGAGAGAATGTTGGCGCCGTCGTGCGTCTGCAGAAAGTTGGCCAGCAGGCCGAGCGTGACCACCCCGGCGAAGTTGTGCAGCACACCAATGTTCAGACCGGTGGGGACGGTCAGCGTGCCGCTGGTGATGGCGGACGCGGCGGTGCTTCCGCCGCTGGACAGGCCGGCCTGCAGATTGATGATGTTGCTGCCGCCCGTGCCGAAGTTGGTGCCGCCGACGATGGCGTTGTTGTTGCCGCTGCTGGCGGCGATCGACTGCCACTGAATGCCCAGTTGTGCCGCCTTGTTGGCATCGACCTCGGCAATCAGCGCCTCCACATAGACCTGCGCCCGGCGCACGTCGAGCCGCTCGATCACCCGCCGCAACTGCATATAGACCGGCTGCGGGGCGTTGATGATCAAGGCGTTGAGGGCGTTGTCGGCATACACCGTGCCGCCCTGCGGCAGATTCACCGTGGCGTCACTGGCCGTGGACGTGAAATCCGGCGTCTGGCCCAGCCCCGGGCTGGTGGTGCTGGACGAGCCGGAGGTGGACGAGGCGGAGGGATTGTTGCCGTTGCTCAGACTCTGCGAATCGCCGAGGCTCTTGCTCTGCGACCGCCCTTCCGCTGCACTGCCCGAACCTTGCGCCGCCAGCACGCCGCGCAGGGTGCGCGCCAGGTCGGCGGCGTTGGCATTGCGCAGGTACACCACGTGGATGTTGTCCTGATCGTTCTGCGGACGATCGAGACGGCGGATCATCTGTTCGATCTGCGCGAGTTGCGCGCCGTTGGTGGCCCGCACGATCAAGGAATTGCTCGCGTTCTCCGGCAGGATGACCGCGCGCATCGCCCCACTGCTGCTGGCGACTGCGGCCTGGGCCCCGGCCGCACCCGGTGTGGCGGCGTTGACGGTCTGCATGTCGATGAGCTTTTGCAGCGTGGGCGCCAGATCGCTGGCCACGGCATAGGTCAGCGGCACCACGGTGACCTCGGTGCCGGTAGGCACGTCGAGCGCGGCGATGATGCGCGCAATGCGCTTGAGGTTGTCGGCGTAGTCGGTCACCACCAGCGCGTTGCCCGAAGGGCTGACGTTGATGGTGTTGTTGGGCGAAATCAGCGGCCGCAGCACCGGCAGCAGACTGTTGGCCGAGGCATTGCGCAGCTGGAAAATCTGCGTCACCACCTGATCGCCGCGCCCCGGAATGTGGGACGGCGCCAGTCCGACGCCCACGGGGCCGCTTTGCAGCTTGGCGTCCGCCTCGGGCACGACCTGGAACACGCCGTCATGTTCCACCACGGCGAAGCCCGCCAGGCGCAGCTGCGTGAGCAGCGCCTGGAAGACCTTCTGCGGCGGCACCGGCTTTTCGAATTGCAGGGTGACCTGACCCTTCACCCGCGGGTCGACGATGAAATTGCGCCCCGTCGCCGCAGCCACGGCCTGCACCGCGCTGGCGATGTCGGCGTTCACCAGATTGATGGTGAGATCGCCGTTGGCGCTGCGCGTGGCATCGCCTGCCGTGCCCGAGGGCGGCGGTGCCTGGGCCATCACCGGCTGCAGCATCAAAAGCGGAACGAGCAGCAGCACCAGCAGACGGCGGCTCCAGCGGCTGTCTTGGGTTCTGTGTTTCACGTGTGGATGCATCGCAGCGTTCCTTGATTCTTGTGATCTTCTACGGCTGTCGGGACGCAGACGCCCTCAGAGCGCAATCTGGACATGGTCGCCGTCGCGCCGTCCGAGCAGCGAGAGCAGATTGGCCATCGCCGCCTCGTTGCCCGGCGTCGCCCGGCCGGTACCGAGAAACTGCAGCGCCTGGCCGTTCCAGACCCCCTTGCCCTCCAACAGCAAAGGCCCTTTGTCGCTGCGCAACGCCACTTGCGCGTCGGCCCCCTGGCCGACGATGTTGAGGGTGTAGCTGCCGATGGGCGCCACCACGCTCAATCGGGAGGCCACATCCGGCAGATCGATCTGCACCTGTCCGCCGAGCCGCATCCGCCCTGCCACCGATTCTAGGTGCAGGCCCCGCAAGGTAAATTGCGCCTGTCCCTGCAGCGCAACGGTGTTCCAGGGCGTGCCCAGGCCCTCGAGCACCGAAAGCGGCAGCGCGCCCTGCCACGCCTCGTCCGGCCCACCGCCTGCGGGGCGCAAGGCCAAGGTGCTCTGCGAGAGGCCGAATCGGGCGTCCACCTGCAGCGCTTGCGGCGAAACCGTGGGCCAGTCGATCTGTGCCTGCAAGGCGCCGCGCCAGAGCGAGCCCAGACGCACGGTCCAGTGCAGCATGCCGGGCAGCACGGTCGCGCCGCGGCTGCCCGCGCCTCCCTCGAGCACCAGCAGCGCCGAACCGTTGTGCCAGGTGCCCTGCGCCTGCGCCAGCAGCACGCGCTGGCCGCTGGCCCGCCAGACCGCCGCACTCAGCCAGCTCGCCGGAGCCTGCCACAGCAGCCCCCACAGCACGCCCAGAAAAGCGGCCAGCCATAGCCAGCGTCGATTGAACGGACGCCGCCGCTTGACCGGCTTGCGCGACGACGACCGGCCACGAGCCGATGCGCCGGAGCGACGTTTGCCGGCGGACGACCCTTCGCGAGCCGAGGAGGAGGTGATTGCGCCTGCCATTCATCCGCCACCCGATCCTTGCCGCGACAGATGCACCGTCCCGCCCAGCGTGCCGCCCGCGCCGCGCTTGAGGTCGGCGGCGTCGATCTGCGCCGACCAGTCGCGCCGCGCCGTCTGCGCCAGCGCCGCCAGCGTGGCCGGACGCAGCGACGTGAGCTGCAGCGTCACCTCACCCGGCAGCACCTGGGCCTGAACCGTGGCGCCCGGATCGACGCGCTTGAACCACGCCGCAATGGCTGCCTGCAGATCGCCGTTGAACGCGGGCACCGACGGCGCATTGCGCAGGGCGGCGATGCTCTGCCCTTCTTGCTGCAGCGTCTGCAATTGCTGTTGCAGGCTGACGATGCGTTGCGGTGCCGTCTGCAGCGTGCGCCAGGCGGGACGGACGGCCAGCAACCACAGCAGCGCTGCCACGACCACCACCGTGGCCGATCCGATCAGCACCCGCTCACGCCCCGACATCTGCGCCCAGCGCTGACGGCCGTAGGTGACGGCCTGCGGCAGACCGCGGTACCAGAGCGCCGACAGCGAAGCCACGCGACTGTCCGGCGCACTCACTGGACGACCCTCCGCGCTGCGCGCTGCGGGATGAGCGCTTGGGAGCGGCCCGGCGCGCCCCGCTGAACGACCCTCCGCGCTGCGCGCTGCGGGATGAGCGCTTGGGAACGGCCCGGCGCGCTCATGGCGCCGCCCCCGTCACGCTCAACACATCGCCCTGCGCCACGCAGGACAGCCCGGCGGGCGCGCAGCGGGCCGCCGCCTGGGCGGCCGCGTCGCCCGGCAGGCTGAGCTGCAACTGGCCCGGGCTGAATGTCAAGGCCGTGGGAACGACCCCCGGCGGCACGACGGCGGTGGCGCGGCCCATGAGCACGTCGAGGTCGCCGTCTCCCGGGCGGCCGGTGCGCAGGCGCGCGTCGTTGAGCGCACGCTGCACTTGCAGCTTCGCATCGAGGATGGCGGGCACGCCGGGCAGCGCTTCGGCAGCCGTGACATCGAGTTTTTGCCGCAAGGCTTGCTCCTGCCGCGAGAGTTTGAATGCCGCCGCGTTCATGCCCACCAATTGCAACGCGGCCAGCAGTCCCGCCAGGGCGCCGGCGCGCCGCCAGGCCGGCGTGGCGAGTTGCTCCCTCACCCCCGCCCAGCCGCGCGACAGCGCATGCTTGGGCGCGAGGTCGAACTGCCGCAGGTTCCACGGCGACTGTGCGGCACGCGCCATCCAGCCTGCGTCGTTGAGGGTGGCCGGGGTGAGTTCGGGCGGCAGGTCGAGCCAGCCCAGTTGCGGCTGGGCCTGGTCCTGAACCCAGAGATGCTCGGGCGTGACGGGCAGAGGCAAGGCCTGGGGCGCGGCGGCATCGGCCGCCAGAATGAGGGGCAGCCAGGCGGCTTCGCCCTGCAGATCGCGCCACAGCAGTCGCGGCCCCTGCTCGGAGGTCTGCAGCAGAGCGTCACCCGGGGCCAGCAGAGCCGCTTCGGGGACGATCTGCTCGGGCTCCTGCCCGGCCTGCGTCAGATCGGCAATCACCTGCTGCATGGCGGTCTTCTGCACCGCGCATGCGAGCGACACGGCACCGTCCTCGCTGAGCGGGCCGACGGCCAAATGGAGCTGTCCGGCGTCCTGCAGCAACCGGTCTTCGAGGGCGCCGCTCAGGGCGGCCTGCAAGCGGGTTGGGGGCATGGCCGGAAGGGTGACCGCCATGACCGAGGCGTCAAGCACGTCGACCACGGCGATCACCCGCGCCCCGCGCGGCAGCAAGGCAACCTGTTCGCGGCCGACGGATTGCAGCTTGCCGTTGGCGCTCAGCAGCACGTACTCCAGCTCCGGCAACGGGTGCGCGGAAGCCAGAGGCGGCAGTCGAAGGACCAGGGTTTGCATGGTGGCGGCGATTGTAGAGAGGCTTTGTTGCAGTGAAGGTACTGGAAAAACACCAAGTTGCAACACATTCTTGAAACGGGTTCGTCCTGGGAGGCCATCGGGCTCGTCAGTTTGCGCTCTGTCCACTGTCCGGTGCAGCCGCCAACCAGGGGGGCACACGCTGGATGCGCACCACCTGCGAGAACACGCCGGCGCGCTGAATCAGCGCGCGCTCGGCATATTCCAGCTTGTCGATGCGTACCCGGGCGATGGCTTCAAAGTAACCGGTCGCCACGCTGACCAGTTGTGGATTGACGGTCGTGCCCTGCGGCAGCGCCGAGGTGATGTCGGCCAGATTGCGGAAGTAGGCGCGCTTGCGGGCCTCGACGAGCGCCTGCGCGGCGTCGGCATCCACCCCGAGCACGGCGGCCAGAACCATGGGGCTGGCCGTGTTGGCATTGACCGGGGTGGCCTGCGGCAGCAGGGTGACCACGGGGGCGAGCCTGGGCAGGGCCTCGGCCACGGTGGTGCCCAGACGGGCCAGATCCTGCAGTTGCTGCAAGGGAAGTGGCGAATTTGCAACATTGCTCTGACTTGCCGCCCCGACGGGGTTGCTGGCCGCGACCCCGTTGGCGATGTCCGCCGCTACGCCAGCCGGCAGTTGCAGCGCGGCGCACAGGCGCTGGAAGGCCAGCAGGGCCTGCGGATCGACGGTTCCCGCCGGCGCGAGGTCGCGCAGATTGAAGCGGCTTTGCGCGTCTTCGATGCGCCCTTCGAGCCAGGCGTCGGGCAGGCCGGCGCTGTCCTGGCCGCGCGCGGCCAGAAACGTCGACAGCCGCGCTTCGGCCAGCGGAACCGACCAGGGTTCGCCGAGGTAGTCGGCCGTGGAGGTGTTGGCGTCCTCGCGCAGAATCAGCCGTGCCCAGTCGATCGAGCCACGCAAAATCCACCGCGCCTGGGTTTGTTCACGCGCTGTCTGTTCGCGCGCAATGGCGCTCCACTGGCCCCAGAACATCCCCGAGACCATCACGGCGGCCAGGGCGGCGATCAGCATGGCGGTGATGAGGGCCGCGCCCCGCTGACGCCCGTTGCGCAGCGCCACCGATTGCCGGCGAGCGGGCGGCGCGTTCATTCGTGGTCGTCCAGCAGAAAGTCGCGCTGCAGTTCGCCGGTGAGCGGCGGTTCGCTCAACTGCAGCCGCAGCCGCACCGCGGCCGGGGTGACGGTGTTGGAGGCCAGGGTGATGATGGTGGTCGCGGCCGCGCTGGCCGGGGCGATCGGGGTGTTGCCCGTGGCGTTGGCGTTGGCGGCCGTGCCCGGGTTGACCCAGGCGCCAGACTGCTGCAGCAGGCCAATGCCGGC
It includes:
- the gspM gene encoding type II secretion system protein GspM yields the protein MSAPDSRVASLSALWYRGLPQAVTYGRQRWAQMSGRERVLIGSATVVVVAALLWLLAVRPAWRTLQTAPQRIVSLQQQLQTLQQEGQSIAALRNAPSVPAFNGDLQAAIAAWFKRVDPGATVQAQVLPGEVTLQLTSLRPATLAALAQTARRDWSAQIDAADLKRGAGGTLGGTVHLSRQGSGGG
- the gspK gene encoding type II secretion system minor pseudopilin GspK; this translates as MNAPPARRQSVALRNGRQRGAALITAMLIAALAAVMVSGMFWGQWSAIAREQTAREQTQARWILRGSIDWARLILREDANTSTADYLGEPWSVPLAEARLSTFLAARGQDSAGLPDAWLEGRIEDAQSRFNLRDLAPAGTVDPQALLAFQRLCAALQLPAGVAADIANGVAASNPVGAASQSNVANSPLPLQQLQDLARLGTTVAEALPRLAPVVTLLPQATPVNANTASPMVLAAVLGVDADAAQALVEARKRAYFRNLADITSALPQGTTVNPQLVSVATGYFEAIARVRIDKLEYAERALIQRAGVFSQVVRIQRVPPWLAAAPDSGQSAN
- the gspL gene encoding type II secretion system protein GspL, translating into MQTLVLRLPPLASAHPLPELEYVLLSANGKLQSVGREQVALLPRGARVIAVVDVLDASVMAVTLPAMPPTRLQAALSGALEDRLLQDAGQLHLAVGPLSEDGAVSLACAVQKTAMQQVIADLTQAGQEPEQIVPEAALLAPGDALLQTSEQGPRLLWRDLQGEAAWLPLILAADAAAPQALPLPVTPEHLWVQDQAQPQLGWLDLPPELTPATLNDAGWMARAAQSPWNLRQFDLAPKHALSRGWAGVREQLATPAWRRAGALAGLLAALQLVGMNAAAFKLSRQEQALRQKLDVTAAEALPGVPAILDAKLQVQRALNDARLRTGRPGDGDLDVLMGRATAVVPPGVVPTALTFSPGQLQLSLPGDAAAQAAARCAPAGLSCVAQGDVLSVTGAAP